In Haloterrigena turkmenica DSM 5511, a single genomic region encodes these proteins:
- a CDS encoding 30S ribosomal protein S6e, with product MASFTVVVGDPDSGSSHQLEAEEQDANRFIGKSIGEEVDGGAVGLDGYTLEITGGSDDAGRPLNPEVAGSNLKEVLMKERQTGYKPSRDGERRRITVRGREVSDAVAQINASIVDRGSTDVDELLGEGDAEDGE from the coding sequence ATGGCAAGTTTCACTGTCGTCGTCGGCGACCCCGATTCCGGGTCGTCCCATCAGCTCGAGGCGGAGGAACAGGACGCAAACCGGTTTATCGGCAAGTCGATCGGCGAGGAAGTCGACGGCGGCGCGGTCGGTCTCGACGGCTACACGCTCGAGATCACCGGCGGCTCCGACGACGCCGGCCGACCGCTGAACCCCGAGGTCGCGGGCTCGAACCTCAAGGAAGTCCTGATGAAGGAGCGCCAGACGGGCTACAAGCCGTCCCGTGACGGCGAACGCCGCCGAATCACGGTTCGTGGCCGCGAGGTCTCCGACGCCGTCGCACAGATCAACGCCTCGATCGTCGACCGCGGCAGCACCGACGTCGACGAACTGCTCGGCGAAGGCGACGCCGAGGACGGCGAGTAA
- a CDS encoding DUF7112 family protein, whose amino-acid sequence MADRIASDHPSVQTVRSTCVETTTGVRLEIPADDREAFPTDDVVRIVIEGEELFGRVERALTGDDLSIPGVYETPDAARDPSGATDRLTEWVDEGSVSTGGSVLIDVVEPDFLYGLRAPGETTYYDAYEPPNSSLSDIAKDIEEQ is encoded by the coding sequence ATGGCAGATCGAATTGCGAGCGACCATCCGTCAGTGCAGACGGTTCGGTCGACCTGTGTGGAGACGACGACCGGCGTGCGCCTCGAGATCCCGGCCGACGACCGGGAGGCGTTTCCGACCGACGACGTCGTCCGGATCGTCATCGAGGGCGAGGAGCTGTTCGGTCGCGTCGAGCGGGCGTTGACCGGCGACGACCTGTCGATTCCGGGCGTCTACGAGACGCCGGACGCGGCGCGCGATCCGAGCGGAGCGACGGATCGACTTACCGAGTGGGTCGACGAGGGAAGCGTCTCGACGGGCGGCTCGGTGTTAATCGACGTCGTCGAACCCGATTTCCTCTACGGACTGCGGGCCCCCGGCGAGACGACCTACTACGACGCGTACGAACCGCCGAACAGTAGCTTGAGCGATATTGCGAAGGATATAGAGGAGCAGTAA
- a CDS encoding PadR family transcriptional regulator — translation MREETPNTESVFDELSRAATADSQSESYDISLGTTAESTKDVERELDELMDQVNAALPTDDVTFDEALIKENLDEILLMLIALHEETHGKELLSDLTHLFGAQLSPGTVYPSLHNLEDEDVLSMHAKVRTKEYSIADEEFVRATVERTMVQHLAFGLLLYAFLPRL, via the coding sequence ATGCGTGAGGAAACCCCCAATACCGAGTCCGTCTTCGACGAACTGTCGAGGGCGGCGACTGCGGATTCACAGTCGGAATCGTACGATATCTCTCTTGGAACGACGGCGGAGTCGACCAAGGACGTCGAGCGCGAGCTCGACGAGCTAATGGATCAGGTTAACGCGGCGTTGCCGACCGACGACGTCACGTTCGACGAGGCGCTGATCAAGGAGAACCTCGACGAGATTCTCCTGATGTTGATCGCCTTACACGAGGAGACCCACGGCAAGGAACTGCTCTCGGATCTAACTCACCTCTTTGGTGCCCAACTCAGTCCGGGCACCGTCTATCCGAGTCTCCACAACTTAGAAGACGAGGACGTGCTGTCGATGCACGCGAAGGTTCGAACCAAGGAGTACTCCATCGCCGACGAGGAGTTCGTCAGGGCGACCGTCGAGCGAACGATGGTCCAGCATCTAGCCTTCGGACTGCTGTTGTACGCGTTCCTGCCGCGACTCTGA
- a CDS encoding FlaD/FlaE family flagellar protein: MIGSKPYLETLEQSAGRTDATIQWARFLGETFGTTGALNCLRYYETLGWISPLVREQMVSYLRGLSLGEIHNKRYDEPTTLEYPLESLSGTLFSSHAKSLEYIATIRGDDLEEHVMIARMAERRVERQIDEDDEDGNPDEMVSIIRDGPSTY, translated from the coding sequence ATGATCGGATCAAAACCGTACCTCGAGACGCTCGAACAATCGGCCGGGCGGACCGACGCGACCATCCAGTGGGCCCGCTTTCTCGGCGAAACCTTCGGGACGACGGGGGCGCTCAACTGCCTGCGCTACTACGAGACTCTCGGCTGGATCAGTCCGCTCGTGCGCGAACAGATGGTCTCCTATCTGCGGGGACTCTCCTTGGGCGAAATCCACAACAAGCGGTACGACGAACCGACGACCCTCGAGTACCCCCTCGAGTCGCTCAGCGGAACGCTGTTTAGCAGCCACGCCAAGAGTCTCGAGTACATTGCGACGATTCGCGGCGACGACCTCGAGGAACACGTCATGATCGCTCGGATGGCCGAACGACGCGTCGAACGTCAGATCGACGAGGACGACGAGGACGGGAATCCCGACGAGATGGTGAGCATCATCCGGGACGGACCGTCGACGTACTGA
- the flaJ gene encoding archaellar assembly protein FlaJ has product MATESESKPQPTPDMSARSLLESLTTAYANMGMSTGRYLLLAITPGFGLFIAAVVLVVVLNLSLLLALPVVLLGLLAMVVAVIYPKLAQDRKRKQVRQRFHLFLTHITILSMTNINHVEIFRTLAEEDEYDALAEEMGYLVALVDTWNQSLDDACRLRAKQTTSPLLTDFLERLAYTVGGGQQISEFLMDEQDTIIQQFVTRYESDLAKLDVMKELYMSMMLSVAFILVFAIVLPILIGTSPTLLIGGTIAMFAIVQAGFVYAIHVVSPYDPIWYIEETAGVGPLSRIPRALAIGIGTSLVLAVLVLLVLLGILPIAADRIPLPILAAIPVTPLLLPGWRMRQEEERVKDRDAEFPSFIRALGTVEGVKQTSTGNVLESLRRKDFGALTANVDALYKRLNMRIDNVRSWRLFAAETGSYLIQKFGDMYVVGRQMGGDPKVLGNVISKNQNEVLKVREKRQQATTTLIGVLYGITASSVFAFFIGLEIVEIMMDITAEMNMDEMNSAAGSFMHTEQYNLVAIEYLLILTILINAMLSSIMIRITDRGHMISSLVHFVFMTWLGALVAVSTQYIVNFVM; this is encoded by the coding sequence ATGGCGACAGAATCCGAATCAAAACCCCAGCCGACGCCGGACATGAGCGCTCGCTCCCTCCTCGAGTCGCTCACCACTGCGTACGCGAACATGGGGATGTCCACCGGGCGATACCTCCTGCTCGCGATCACGCCCGGATTCGGACTGTTCATCGCCGCGGTAGTGCTGGTAGTCGTGTTGAATCTGTCCCTGTTGCTCGCGCTTCCGGTCGTCCTCCTCGGACTGTTGGCGATGGTCGTCGCCGTTATCTACCCGAAACTCGCCCAGGACCGCAAGCGAAAGCAGGTCCGCCAGCGCTTTCACCTCTTCTTGACTCACATCACCATCCTCTCGATGACGAACATCAACCACGTCGAGATCTTTCGGACCTTAGCCGAGGAAGACGAGTACGACGCGCTCGCCGAGGAGATGGGATATCTCGTCGCGCTGGTCGACACCTGGAACCAGAGTCTGGACGACGCCTGTCGCCTGCGGGCCAAACAGACGACGAGTCCCCTCTTGACGGACTTCCTCGAGCGACTCGCCTACACCGTCGGCGGCGGCCAGCAGATCAGCGAGTTCCTGATGGACGAACAGGACACGATCATCCAGCAGTTCGTCACTCGCTACGAGTCGGATCTGGCGAAACTCGACGTGATGAAGGAGCTGTACATGTCGATGATGCTGTCGGTCGCGTTTATCCTCGTGTTCGCCATCGTCCTGCCGATTCTGATCGGGACCAGTCCGACGCTACTCATCGGCGGGACGATCGCCATGTTCGCGATCGTGCAGGCGGGGTTCGTCTACGCGATCCACGTCGTCTCGCCGTACGATCCGATCTGGTACATCGAGGAGACGGCCGGTGTCGGCCCCCTCTCGCGGATCCCGCGGGCGCTGGCGATCGGGATCGGGACCAGTCTCGTCCTCGCGGTCCTCGTCTTGCTCGTCTTACTGGGGATCCTGCCGATCGCCGCCGATCGGATCCCGCTGCCGATTCTGGCGGCGATCCCGGTGACCCCGCTACTGCTGCCCGGCTGGCGAATGCGCCAGGAGGAAGAGCGAGTCAAGGACCGCGACGCCGAGTTCCCCAGCTTTATTCGCGCGCTCGGGACCGTCGAGGGCGTCAAACAGACCTCGACCGGGAACGTCCTAGAGAGCCTGCGCCGCAAGGACTTCGGGGCGCTGACCGCGAACGTCGACGCCCTCTACAAACGGCTCAACATGCGGATCGACAACGTCCGCTCGTGGCGACTGTTCGCCGCCGAAACCGGCTCGTACCTCATCCAGAAGTTCGGCGACATGTACGTCGTCGGCCGACAGATGGGCGGCGACCCGAAGGTACTCGGGAACGTGATCAGCAAGAACCAGAACGAAGTGCTCAAGGTCCGCGAAAAGCGCCAGCAGGCGACGACGACGCTTATCGGCGTCCTCTACGGGATCACGGCCTCGAGCGTCTTCGCCTTCTTCATCGGCCTCGAGATCGTCGAGATCATGATGGACATCACCGCCGAGATGAACATGGACGAGATGAATTCCGCCGCGGGATCGTTCATGCACACCGAACAGTACAACCTCGTGGCGATCGAGTACTTGCTGATCCTCACGATCCTCATCAACGCGATGCTCTCGTCGATCATGATTCGGATCACCGACCGCGGTCACATGATCAGCAGCCTCGTTCACTTCGTCTTCATGACCTGGCTCGGCGCCCTCGTCGCCGTCAGCACGCAGTACATTGTCAACTTCGTGATGTAG